A window of Zingiber officinale cultivar Zhangliang chromosome 5A, Zo_v1.1, whole genome shotgun sequence contains these coding sequences:
- the LOC121979583 gene encoding uncharacterized protein LOC121979583, whose translation MKEVRARDNNEELFRYNRNSWSHTQTQAVWKLRNLKIVLAFEKIAYTLDKAPPKEAPVNATTDELEKLEKWSDHNLQARCYMLASMSNELQRWFEETMDAKDIHIHLQELYGAQTRSVKHVTVKELMTARIRDGASVHEHGVKMIGLIEKLLSLDLVIPHKLSTDILLLSLPSSFDNFVVNFNMNKLEATLEELVNMLANYEATMKKEKSVFHVGSSSRSKKESHKKGKKRSAPMKKIKLNKKLRPTKLNQSEHVCFHYNKPRHWRHNCKEYLAQKRSDKDDDKK comes from the exons ATGAAGGAAGTACGAGCTCGTGACAACAATGAGGAGCTATTTCGCTACAATCGAAATAGTTGGAGTCATACCCAAACACAGGCTGTTTGGAAG CTAAGAAATTTAAAGATTGTTCTGGCATTTGAAAAGATTGCATATACATTAGATAAGGCACCTCCAAAAGAGGCTCCTGTTAATGCCACCACTGATGAGTTGGAAAAGCTTGAAAAATGGTCGGACCATAATCTTCAAGCAAGATGTTATAtgctggcttcaatgtcaaatgaacTGCAAAGGTGGTTTGAGGAGACTATGGATGCTAAAGATATTCACATACACCTACAAGAGTTGTATGGTGCACAGACTCGTTCAGTCAAGCACGTGACTGTCAAGGAGCTCATGACGGCTCGTATACGAGATGGGGCTTCGGTTCATGAGCATGGAGTTAAGATGATTGGGCTTATTGAAAAGTTATTGAGCCTTGACTTGGTTATTCCACACAAGCTATCGACGGACATCTTATTGTTGTCTCTCCCCTCCTCATTTGACAATTTTGTGGTTAACTTCAATATGAATAAGCTAGAGGCTACCCTTGAAGAGCTAGTCAATATGCTTGCAAATTATGAAGCAACCATGAAAAAGGAAAAATCTGTTTTCCATGTGGGTTCATCTTCTAGATCCAAGAAAGAATCCcataaaaagggaaagaaacgtTCTGCCCCTATGAAGAAGATTAAGCTTAATAAGAAGCTAAGGCCCACAAAGCTTAATCAGTCAGAACATGTTTGTTTCCACTACAATAAGCCTAGACATTGGAGGCACAATTGTAAGGAGTATCTTGCTCAGAAGCGTTCTGACAAAG ATGATGACAAGAAGTAA